A DNA window from Agarivorans sp. TSD2052 contains the following coding sequences:
- a CDS encoding MarR family transcriptional regulator: MAQQQSVDHILHSTKLNWPEAYQGISSIILRTVRANAKFVTLLESVIGQYGLQGADFGVLVTLRRHPTPYCLSPTELYSAMLFSSGGLTKVLTRITNAGLVERINNPDDKRSKLVRLTKQGKVLIEQVTLELHEQEQAKLSVLNQQEQQQLDQLLRKLAGS; encoded by the coding sequence ATGGCCCAACAGCAAAGCGTCGACCACATATTGCACTCAACCAAATTAAATTGGCCAGAGGCCTACCAAGGTATTTCTTCGATTATTTTGCGTACTGTGCGTGCCAACGCCAAGTTTGTTACCCTTTTAGAGTCGGTTATTGGCCAGTATGGTCTCCAGGGGGCGGATTTTGGGGTATTGGTAACACTACGTCGTCATCCTACGCCTTATTGCTTGTCACCTACCGAGCTATACAGCGCAATGTTGTTTAGTTCTGGTGGATTAACCAAGGTGCTCACTCGAATCACTAACGCAGGTTTAGTAGAGCGAATAAACAACCCAGACGATAAACGCAGCAAGCTTGTACGCTTAACCAAGCAGGGCAAGGTACTCATTGAGCAAGTAACCCTAGAACTTCATGAGCAAGAGCAAGCCAAACTGTCGGTGCTTAACCAGCAAGAACAGCAACAACTTGACCAACTTTTACGCAAACTAGCAGGCAGTTAA
- a CDS encoding sensor domain-containing diguanylate cyclase, with protein sequence MSVTCDVTPNTSSEQVIRRLYQITNAHNQGFEAQLLELLKMGLERFNLDIGILSRIQGNEYVVKHCVTPEGVELHAGDSFTLDTTYCGITCEASAPVALEYIGENDIYASHPAYKAFGLESYIGIPIRLNGKLYGTLNFSSPHPYPRHFQEIDIDALQLMASWIEVELIRRQQEQQLNRLNEKLKHLANYDSLTDIPNRRGMYRKLKKSINQLIRTQGHGTLAIVDIDHFKKLNDTYGHQLGDKALVETANKISASIRDYDFVARLGGEEFLIWLPNSNQQGCAAVFSRVMKAIGSISLTAEPITVSIGAYHLAFNDVQLPDDFEMLADRMIALADEALYQAKETGRNKVISRTGLIEELHR encoded by the coding sequence ATGTCTGTCACCTGTGATGTCACTCCTAACACCAGTAGTGAACAAGTCATTAGGCGCTTGTATCAAATTACCAATGCTCACAACCAAGGTTTTGAAGCCCAGCTTTTAGAGTTACTAAAAATGGGTTTGGAGCGCTTTAATCTAGATATTGGTATTTTGTCTAGAATTCAGGGCAACGAATATGTAGTAAAGCACTGTGTCACTCCTGAAGGGGTTGAACTGCACGCTGGCGATAGCTTTACCTTAGATACCACTTATTGCGGAATTACGTGTGAAGCCAGTGCGCCAGTTGCGCTGGAGTATATTGGCGAAAATGACATTTATGCTAGCCATCCGGCTTATAAGGCCTTTGGTTTAGAGTCGTATATCGGTATACCGATCCGTTTAAATGGCAAGCTTTACGGCACCTTAAATTTTTCAAGCCCTCATCCATACCCGCGTCACTTTCAAGAAATAGACATTGATGCTTTGCAATTGATGGCGTCATGGATAGAAGTAGAACTGATCCGCCGCCAACAAGAACAGCAGCTAAATCGCTTAAATGAAAAGTTAAAGCACTTAGCTAATTATGACAGCCTTACTGATATTCCTAATCGTCGCGGTATGTACCGCAAGCTCAAAAAGAGTATCAACCAGCTGATTAGAACTCAGGGCCATGGCACCTTAGCTATTGTCGACATCGACCATTTTAAAAAGCTTAATGATACCTACGGCCATCAATTAGGTGACAAAGCCTTGGTAGAAACTGCAAATAAAATCTCAGCCTCTATTCGAGACTATGACTTTGTAGCACGGCTTGGCGGAGAAGAATTTTTAATCTGGCTACCTAACAGTAACCAACAAGGTTGCGCTGCAGTATTTAGCCGAGTAATGAAAGCCATCGGCAGTATATCGTTAACAGCAGAACCGATTACTGTTTCAATTGGCGCTTATCACCTAGCGTTTAATGATGTTCAGTTGCCTGATGATTTTGAAATGCTTGCCGATCGCATGATAGCCCTAGCCGACGAAGCGCTTTACCAAGCGAAAGAAACCGGACGCAATAAAGTGATAAGCCGCACCGGTCTGATTGAAGAACTACATCGCTAG